A single genomic interval of Gossypium raimondii isolate GPD5lz chromosome 11, ASM2569854v1, whole genome shotgun sequence harbors:
- the LOC105803978 gene encoding WD40 repeat-containing protein HOS15, with product MTSITSVELNYLVFRYLQESGFTHSAFTLGYEAGINTCSIDGNLIPPGALIRFVQKGLQYLEMEANLSNSDVETDEDFSFLHPLDIITKDVNQLQQLVKERRKNRDKDRDREVEREYEGERGQVIEKEIQEKEKEHDKDRKKELADSDMVTNQEENDSSQA from the exons ATGACCTCTATTACGTCCGTCGAATTGAATTACCTCGTCTTCCGTTACCTTCAAGAGTCGG GTTTTACGCATTCAGCATTCACTCTAGGTTATGAGGCAGGAATTAATACATGTAGTATCGATGGGAACTTGATTCCGCCTGGGGCGCTTATTAGATTTGTTCAGAAAGGACTTCAGTACCTGGAGATGGAAGCCAACTTAAGTAAT AGTGATGTTGAAACAGATGAAGATTTCTCATTCTTGCATCCTTTGGATATAATAACCAAGGATGTAAACCAATTGCAGCAACTGGTAAAGGAGAGAAGGAAGAATAGAGACAAAGATAGAGATAGGGAGGTTGAGCGGGAGTATGAAGGAGAGCGTGGACAAGTAATAGAGAAAGAGATACAAGAAAAGGAGAAGGAACATGACAAGGATAGGAAGAAGGAACTTGCTGATTCGGATATGGTTACGAATCAAGAAGAAAATGACAGCTCTCAAGCATAA